In the Castor canadensis chromosome 1, mCasCan1.hap1v2, whole genome shotgun sequence genome, TGCCCTCGGGCCCAGCTTCCCATGCTCAAAGCAGGCAAGTGTTTCTGCCACCCGCCAAGGCCATATTCAAATCCTGCCCCTCTTCTGGCTGTGGGTGCTAAGTCTGCTGGGAAGTGGGGACGATTTGTATCCCCCGGGGGAGGGGCTGGGTCTGACGGCACAGCAGACACGGGGAGACCTGCCAGCCGTCACACGTCACACAGCCAGCTGGAAGCCAAGCCAGAACCCTCTGGGCTGGTGGCTGCGTGGTCTTCATGGCTGCTTTAACAGAAGGCCACAGACTGGGCAGCTCTCACAGTCTAGAGCCCACATCAGGGTGTGACCAGTGCCATGTTCCCTCTGGAGGTGCCAGGAGggtccttcctgcctcttccagcttctggggcTCCAGGTGTCCCTTGGCTTATTGCCACAGCACCCCATCCTCCACCTCCAAGACACTACCTCCAAATTCCCCCTTTCCAAAGTGACTCCAGCTGTGGGATGAAGGGGCCATCCAACTCTGTGTGACCTCCCTTGATGTATCTCATCAACATCTATAGGGTGCTTACTTCCAAAGCTCCAAATATACACAGCTAGGGCTTGGGGTGCTGATGCATTTTGGGGAGGAATGTGCTCTTTATGAGGGGCACAGcaactgggctggcctcagaggcACACTGGGGAGGACATCACCCTGTCcactccctgcccccttccccctcacCGTGTGAACAGGTGGCCTTCTCTAAGAAATACAGGTTTCATGAGGGCTGtccatgagccaggcatggtagtggacgtctgtaatctcagctactcaggaggtggaggcaggaggatcttagtttgaggccagcctgggcaaagttattggagaccctgtctcaaaaacaaaatacaaaccagctcatggctcaagtggtaaagaattTTCCCTTCCTAGCAAGGGAGAGGCCTTGGATCCCATCCCCACTACctctgggggggagggggcggggcgaaGAGGGCCATCTGTGACCAGGAGAGCTCCTGGGGCAGCTAGAGCAATGGGGAAGCCTGGCTTGGACAGGGTGCCTGGGAAGCTTGAGGGCTATTCCCCACCTGAGATGGACGCCAGGGAAACCTTGGTCAGTGGCTTGTGTTCTCACACCCTGGCCAGATACCAGGTTCTGGGATGGGGTTGGAGGATCTGGGGACCCCCTGCACTGAGTTTTCAGAAGGGAGGCTCTGGGAAGACAAGATGCAGGCCAGGCCTAGTGTAGCCTAGAAACTTTAGGCAGCCAGCCAAGGAGGTTCTGGGGGACCTGGCTCCATGTCCCACAGGCCAGTCCCCTCCAGTTCCTGCCATGAAGAGTGGGGCTGAGGGGCTTGGCCTCCGCAGGTAGTTGGGAAAGGACGTGAGGCCCTGCCGAGGCAGGGGTGGTGTAGCGCAGCCTCTCTTCCCTCCACCTGGGGAGGCCGAAACTCGGTGGGAGGAACCGTGGTGGGGTCCTGGCTCTGCCAGCAAGGCCTGTGAGCCTGGGCAAGTCCTACTCTTCCTGGGCCTCCCAGGCCCTCGTGGATGCGTTGGGAGCCCCTTCCCTGCTCCACTCCATCCTTCCAGGCCTCCACTCGTGACTTGGGGCATCTGCCTGCCTAAGGGTGCCCAGGGTGGCAGGGTAGGGGGCTGCATGGCTGGAAGGGGAGTTCTCACGAAGCCTTTTGGGGTTTCCAGGACAACCCTTTGGAGAACCACTGACAGGTGTGGCCTAGCCTAATGCCTGGGGTTCGGTGAGTATGGGGACCAGAGCTCAGGAGATGGTGAGATGCTCCTCATCCTCATGGGGAAAGAGCTCCTGACCCAGGCCACCTTGAAGTGGGAGGTGGGGCCATCCTGGGGGCCAAGTGGGGGCCggctggggctggggcagagATGGCCCACACTGGTCTCCACCTCTGaggcatggtggtggtggtggaggtgggggtTCCCCTGCTAAGTCCACCACAGTCCACCAAAGGGAGGTGGGTAGCCTCTCTGTCCTCAGCGTTGCTGTGTTGCACAGAGAATCTGCCGTGCAGACCGTCCAGGGCCCCTGTCCTGGCAGCCCGCCATTCACTGAAGATGGATGGGGGCAGGGCCTGTGCCGGGGTGAGGTCGACTTTGGAGAGTCTGGGAAGAAGAGAGGCAAGGTAGGGCAGCACAGCCCAGGAGACACCTACCAcgcccttcttcctcctctgaagCCAATGCCCCCTGCTCACTCACTCCCAGGGGGCTGATCCCAGGAGTTGAAAGAACTCCCCCACCAGACAGGCCGAATTTTGGAGTATGGAGTGCCTCTGGCCGCTGCTCCTACTCTCTGGGGATAATTGGAGCCCCCAAGGTCCATCCGAGAGGTCTGGAAGGTGTATGTGTGGGGCTCAGCCCCTCCACGCACTCACAACAGAGCACGTGGGTATCGCACTGAGGCCCAGGCAGGACCCCTCCTGCCCCAGAAGGGTCTTAGGGGCCTCTGTCCTCGTGCTGCTGGTACATCCTCCCACAGTGACTAGCCTCCTCCCCCAGTCCCAGCCACCCTGGGGCCCAGTGTCCCCCTCAGCTTCCCGAATTCCCCAGACGTTCCCTGAGGCCCAGGCCCACCCTGCACCCCAAGTTCCCCAGGCCCAGTCCCCTCCCATCTGCATGCCACGCCTTGAACCCACTGGCTCCGTCCCACAGTTCGTGAAGGTGCCAAGCAGTGTGGCCCCCTCTGTGCTCTTTGACCTGCTGCTCACCGAGTGGCATCTGCCGACCCCCAACCTGGTGGTGTCCCTAGTGGGCGAGGAGCGTCCTTTCGCCATGAAGTCCTGGCTGAGGGACGTCCTGCGGAAGGGGCTGGTAAAGGCGGCTCAGAGCACAGGTGAGACTGTCCGGGCCACGGCCCACCCCACACCAGCTCCACGCTGGAGCGTGGAACTCCCTGTCACGGCTGTTGACATTTCCCACGCCTGGCCACCTTGGTGGTGCCCAGGACGGTGGAGGAAGTAGTTCACAGGAATGCAGTGTAGACAAGGCTGAGGGCCAGCGGGGTCCTGATCCTCCCTTGGAACTACCCCCTGCGCTCCTAGGGCCATGGGTCTCGGAGAGAAGCCATTACTGTCACTCGCCTGTGCCAATGCACCCAGGTGTCTCTGGGGAAAGGGCTCCACAGCCCCTCTCCCTTGCGAAACAACCGGCCAGCTGGCTATTGGAGAATAAAATTACTGTGTTTTAGTTGGAGACTGGCTCTGCCCGTAGGAAACCAGTGGGGGTATTTGGAATTTCCAAACCCTTTGCTGCAGAAACAGTTACAATGAGGAAAGAAGGCCCATgagggtggtgcatgcctgtaatccagctgcttgggaggtggcaacggggcaaagttagtgagaccctatgtcaaaaacgaagttaaaaaaaggggctgggtggggacatggctcaagtggcagtgcaCTTGCTTAgatgctcaaagccctgggttcaattcccagtactgaagaaaaaggaagcagggagggagggaggagagaaaggtcaTCCCAGGCAGACATGGACTTTGGGATCTGTAATTTGAATCCTGGTCCAGTACAGGCAATAGGCAGAACTGTGACCTGCTTCGTCCAACATGAGCCCAGCAGTGAACCTACTCCCTACCACACACCCccttccctgggcctcagtttccccagtggTACCTCAAAGTGCTCCCCAGAATCTGAACCCTGATTCCCAGGTCACCGGCTCTGGGTTGGGCCGGTGCTCAGGGCCGGCCTACTGGACCTGGGCAGGCCAGCAGGGGAGCACTAGCGTCCACATGGCACAGGGAGACCTCCCTCCACTCCCGTAGGTGCCTGGATCCTGACCAGTGCCCTCCGCGTGGGCCTGGCCCGGCATGTCGGGCAGGCGGTACGTGACCACTCACTAGCCAGCACATCCACCAAGGTCCGCGTGGTGGCCATCGGCATTGCCTCGCTGGGCCGCGTCCTGCACGGGCAACTTCTGGACACCGTTCAGGTGACCCCAGCTGGCTGTACTGGGGTCCAGTGGGCCTGGGAGAGTGGAAGGGGACAGTGCACAGGCAGTTGCTAGCCTCAGGGACTCAGGGAGTACTGGGGGGGGCCGGTCCCTGAGGGATTGTGACCTGGGGTGAAGCTCTGGAGGACAGGACTTGGCTGAAGTGGGAGGGACAGCCTGGGGGCTGCGGGGTCCAGCCCATGCCAGCAGGTGGCAGCATCACTCTGGGAAGAAGGGCACATGGCTGCTGGGCTCTCAGGACCCTCAGGACCCGGCCATTGCTCCCAGGCCCTGTGCAACCCTGGACCTGGGGCTTCCACTCTCTGGTCCTCCTCACGTCCCCCACGCTGGGGTCTGCCTAAGGCACAGCTGAATAGAGGCCTGGGCGGCCCCTGGTGATGTTAGGGCTGGACTTCAGCCCAGAAGAGTCTAGAAGGAGGAGTTTCCATAGCCTCCACCGGTCTGGGGAGGCCGCCGGGCCCCCGTGGCCCAGCCTCCCTCCGCCTGAGGGGTGGGGAAACTAAGGCCTCCCTGCAGCTGTGCCCAGGGTCCCTGGGTGCTGGGCAGAATCCCACGGTGGGGCCTAGCCCAGCCTAAGGGCTCTGCcttatctctcctcccccacgTGGCACAGGAGGACAGCACTGTCCACTACCCTGCAGACGATGGCGGGAGCCAGGGCCCCCTCTGCCCCTTGGACTGCAATCTCTCCCACTTCATCCTGGTGGAGCCAGGCCCCCCTGGGAGGGAGGACGGGCTGGCAGAGCTGCGACTGAGCCTGGAGAAGCATATCTCACAGCAGAGGACTAGCTATGGGGGTGAGGCCCGCTCCCACCACCCGGGGAACCCACCTGGGGACCTGGGGACCTGGCACTGGGCAGcggggagggagcagggaggatggGGAAGGGCCTTCCAGGCAAGAGGCCCCCAGCATGCCTGGGAACCGAGACCCGGCTATAGAGGGCAGGGGTGGCGGAGGGGCACAGCTGGGCAGAATCGCCCCGGCCACCAGCTCTAGAGGAGACGCCAAAGGAGGTCTGAAAATTCCAGGAGGCCCGGGTCCCTCTGCTGGCCATTCTCCTCACTGCCAGCAGAGGGCGGCCTTGCGGGAGGACTGGGTGCCACTGTGGCGGGGAGCGTAGGAAAGATAGGGTTAGTAGGGAAATTGTGATCTACGGTTGATTTCTAAACAAATACGTAAGTGCTTAGACTATGTCGGGGTAATATAAATGTTGAAAAATGCAATTCGTTGTTGAGAACAACGAAAACACAGCTGTGCCTGACTCCATGCCTGCGGAGGCGGACTGTCTGGTCCTCTTGCTGGCCTCCAGCTGGCCCCGGGCACCACGGTGGCCATCCAGGGTCTATCAGGAAGTTAGAGGGGCCGTGGGAGAGCCGGCCTCCCTGCAGGTGTTCCAAGACGTCCCCAGGCAGTTTTTGGTGACTCTGGCTCCCAGGCTGAAGACCCCAACAGGTTCAGGCttctggtggggtgggggggggggacgACAGGTTTCTGCATGGACGCCTCACCTCCGGCTTCTGTGGGGTGCCCCTCCTTCCCCTCTGATTTTCTGAGTGTGCCTCCTGGTACACAGAGCAGCCCGCTGACAGGACATCCTGTGCTGGTTGCCCTGAGATGTCTGTGTGGGACCTTGGAGACGTGACAGGTGCAACCTGGACTAGTTGCTTCAtcttatttatattaatttgggGGAGCAGTCCTAGGAGTCTCGCTTTTCTGCCTAGGGTGTCCTTGAACATagaccctcctgatctccccCGCCAGAGTAGTCAGGATTAGagttgtgagtcactgtgcctggcttatttatgttactttatttttaaattgccacAAGCTGGCTCTGGACACAGATGATGACCTGCCTGGATAGTGCAGGTGGAGAGTTGGGTACTGGTCCCCCATGACCCTGGGACACACTTTGATTAGGAAAAGACTTTGACTATCATGTGCTCAGGAGTCTGGCAGGTTGAGGGTCTGAGGCCTGGGTGGTCACTCCACCTCATGAGGAGGGTCCCCAGGCCGTCTGCCTCTCCGGGCTGGCTACCCCGGGTGTCCGAGGGAGCTTACAGGCCGCTCATCTGCAGGTACCAGCAGCATCGAAATCCCCGTTCTTTGTCTGTTGGTTAACGGTGACCCCAGCATCCTGGAGGTAGGTGCAGGGGTGGGCTGTGGGGTCTGGCTGAAGCCCCTGGCTGTCTAGAGCCCCCTAGAGGATGTGGTGGGTCTCCAGGACGCTCTGGGGCAGGGAAGGATGGGGCACCCCACGTGTCTCCACCTGGGCTGACTCGGGGTCCACTCTGCCCCCCACCCTCTGCTATCCCTAGAGGATTTCCAGGGCCGTGGAGCACGCCACCCCATGGCTGATCCTGGCAGGCTCAGGGGGCATTGCTGATGTGCTTGCGGCCCTGGTAAACCAGCCACACCTGCTGGTGCCACAGGTGGTAGAGCAGCAGTTTAGAGAGAAGTTCCCTGGCGAGCACTTCTCCTGGGAAGCCATCGGGCACTGGACCAAGCTGGTAGGTGCTGCCCAGGGACTGGGGGAAGAAGGGCTGAGCCTCCTCCTGGGGTGGGGCTAGCTAGTTCTTCAGGAAAACCCTGCAGCGAGGTCTGTACCCACCTGTCCCCTCCCCCTGTGTGCAAAGCCTGTGCTTCAGCTGCTAGGCCCTCATGGGGCAGAGGGACCTTGTGGCCGGTCCTGAACTGGGCTTGCGGGAAAGTGGGCACTTGCTGGCTCCCGTGGGGAGCTGCATGCCCGCCATGGGTGCCCCTCAGGGTCTCCGCCTGGTGCCCTCAGTTACAGGACATTACCTTGTACCCCCACCTGCTCACCGTGCACAGCTTCGAGCGGGAGGGCTCCGAGGGCCTGGACACAGTCATCCTCAAGGCGCTGGTGAAAGGTGAGGCTGGCCAGGGCTGGGCTTAGCAACTGGTGCTGAGCCACCTGGCATTCTGCCTCCCTGGCAGTGTTCGTGCTGGACGCCCGCCTGCCAACACATTTGCAAGGTGTTCTGTGTGCGAATTTTATGAGATGTGCTGTTCTAAACACACATATTACCGCAGTTTGAAAAAAGTATACAGTTGCAGTCTACTGTCTATTTCCATCACCCCAGAAAGAAGCTCCGTGTCCCTCAGCATCCCTTCCACCttgtccccagcccctggcatCTGTGCAACTTTCTGACACTGTGGGTTCGAGCTCTTGGTGCATTTTACATAAATGGAACCAGTGTCTACTgtgtctggcttccttcactGAGCAATGTCCCCAAATCCATCTGTGCTATAGGGGGTAccactctctccttcctccctgagACCATAGCATGGATGGAGCTTAGTGTTCATCCTTACATCAGCTGATGGGGGCGTCTGTTACCACTCTATGCATTTTGCACTGGAGAGAAGCCCACCACAGGGCTGACCTCGGCCAGCAGGACAAAGGCGCAGGCTGGAAAGGACAGTACTGGGCAAGGGTCAGGGACACTCAGGTGAGGGGCCCCTCCAGCAAGGGTGTCTGGACTGTCAGTGACTCTTCTCCCAGGACAGGGCGGCTCAGGGAACCCCAGGCAGGACCCCTCACTGCCGCCCACAGGTCACACTGCTGTCCTAGTAGTCTATGGACTTGGTGTCCGCTTCACAGTCACACAACAGCAGGGCCTCACCCCAGTGACCTTGCAGGGCCAACTTGTGACAGAAAGTCCTTCCTGTGGAAGAAATGTGCCTGTGTGGGAATGTGCTGCCCTGTGCCATCTGTAGGAAGGGGTGTTAACTGAGGTCTCCCTTCCCTGGAGGCTCCCTTCGGCTTCGTTGCATCCTGACCGGGGGCCCTGGGCACCCACACCAGCTCCTGGAGCCTCTTGCTTCTATTCCCACGAGCCACCATCCTTACACGACATTCCAGTTGCATGCCCTAGACTCTGCGTGGGTCCTCACCCCTGCCTGCTCTGCCCACAGCCTGCAAGAGCCACAGTCAAGAGGCCCAGGACTACCTGGACGAGCTCAAGCTGGCTGTGGCCTGGGACCGCGTGGACATTGCGAAGAGCGAGATCTTCAGTGGGGATGTGGAGTGGAAGGTGCCTCCTGGGTCCTGGGCCCAGGGCAGGGACACATTGAGGGCTTGGAATCCCAGGGCTGCTAGTTTGGCCCATTGGGGCCCTGTTATGCTCAGACGGGTGGCTTGGAGGGGGTCAAGATGAGGGCAGGACACCCCCGAAGGATGGGCTGGATTACCCTGAGACACAAATCAGTCCAAAGTTCAGGGTTATGATCCCCTCAGCACTGGCCAACACATAGGACCCTTCCTGTCCCAGGCACCCAGGACAGGCTGGGGTGCCCTGGCCCCTCTACCCTTCCACTCACTGTCCCTGTCTTCCCCTCTGCCGGGCGAGTCCAGTCCTGTGACCTGGAGGAGGTGATGATGGACGCCCTGGTGAGCAATAAGCCAGAGTTCGTGCGCCTCTTTGTGGACAGTGGAGCCGACATGGCTGAATTCCTGACCTATGGGCGGCTGCAGCAGCTCTACCGCTCCGTGTCCCCCAAGAGCCTGCTTTTCGACCTGCTGCAACGCAAGCACGAGGAGGGCCGGCTGACGCTAGCCGGCCTGGGCACGCAGCAGGCCCGGGAGCCACCCGCTGGGCCTCCCGCCTTCTCACTGCAAGAGGTCTCCCGTGTGCTCAAGGACTTCCTGCACGACGCCTGCCGTGGCCTCTACCAGGACAGCCGGGTGGCTGGCCGGAGGATGGCGGTGAGTGGGGGCTGACTGGAGGCCCCTGGAGGAGGCAGGGCCAGGCTGGAGACCAACATCTGTGTATCCCAGGAGAGGGGGCCCGCCAAGCGACCCCCAGGCCAGAAATGGCTGCTGGACCTCACACAGAAGAGCGAGGACCCCTGGAGAGACCTATTCCTGTGGGCCGTGCTGCAGAACCGCTACGAGATGGCCACTTACTTCTGGGCCATGGTGAGTGGTCCGGGCTGGGCCTGGGCTCCCTCGGGATTCctggggagggaggctgggagTGGTGGGGAGAGGTGAGCTGCACCCTGAGGCCCCGTTTTCCAGGGCCAGGAAGGTGTAGCTGCCGCTCTGGCCGCCTGCAAAATCATCAAGGAAATGTCCCGCCTCGAGACGGAGGCTGAGGTGGCCCGCACCATGAGAGAGGCCAAGTACGAGCAGCTGGCCCTGGGTAAGTGGTGGCAGTCCAGCAGGGCAATGGACTCAGATAAAGGGGCCTGCATGGCCAGGGTGACCTTGGTGACCTCTGTAGAACAGGACAGAGGACAGCTCCTTCTGGGGGGGTGGAGGTCAGCCCTAAAGTCCTAACAGAGATGATGAAGCCCCACCTTCCTGGACACAGCATCCTGCTGCAGGACGGAGGACATTTGGGATGACGGAGGCCCCACAGTCTTGACAGGGAAGTGAAGATGAGAGGTTAAGGAAGGATTTTggatgccaggcactggtgactcacacctataatcctagctactcagtgatcaggaggatcacattttggagccggccctgggcaaacagtttgagagaccctatcttgaaaatacaaaaaaagggttggtggagcagctcaagtggtagagcgcctgcctagtaagcacaaggccctgatttcaagtccCCAAACTgccaaaacacaaagaaagaaaagaaagggtcttgGGAAGTTAGGCAGGGATGGTCAGTGGCCTGGCTGTACGGGCCTGGCTGGTTGCTGGGAGGTGGACACAGGGCACGTCCTACAGGGCCTGGCTCGGGCAGAGGAGGGGCTGGGAGGGGTGTTAGCACCCATCCCAACAGGCAGCTCCGTGGGTAGACCTCTTCTCCGAGTGCTACAGCAACAGTGAAGACCGAGCCTTTGCCCTGCTGGTGCGCCGGAACCGTAGCTGGAGCAGGACCACCTGCCTGCACCTGGCCACCGAGGCCGATACCAAGGCCTTCTTTGCCCACGACGGCGTCCAGGTGAGTGGCCAATCAGCATCAGGCAGGCCCCAGGGGCCAAGTGTTCGGCAAGGCCCAGGCCACCCCTGGGACAATGTGGGGCCCCAACTAACCCCTCCCCTCGGCCTGCAGCTGTCTCCCCATGTCCCATTGATGAAGGGAAGGCACTCTGTTCCTGCTCCCTTTGCCAGAGATGCTCTGGGTCTCAGAGCAAGTGCCACCTGCTTGGCTCAGCCCAAGCACTTAGATCGCTTATGGAAATTCCCCAAGAACAGCAAAATCCTCCTCCTGCCCATCCTCCATCCGGGGCGGAGGCTCCTGGGGCAGCCCACATGCAAGCAGGTGGATCTCCCAAACGCCTGGCCAGGCACCGGGCACCATATGGCCAAATGCGTGGAGGTGGGCAGCTAGCGTTATGCCTTTATTCCAGGCCTTCCTGACCAAGATCTGGTGGGGGAACATGGTGACAGGTACATCCATCTTGTGGCTGCTGGGGGCCTTCACCTGCCCCGCCCTCATCTACACTAACCTCATCACCTTCAGGTGGGtcagagaggcagaagccagtgccagagcctctctgggtCCCCAAGTCTTGCATCTCTGTGTCCACTTGGGCACATCAGCCCTTGTCCTCAGTGGGCCCAACACATTCTTTGCTAGCTGGGCTGAGTCGGTGCCTGTCCTGAGGTCCCTAAGTGTCCCTGTACCACAGTGAGGACACCCCGGTGAAGTCAGGCCTGGAGGACCTGCAGGAGCTGGACAGCCTGGATGCAGAGAGGAGCCTGCTGTGCAGCCCGGGTGGCCAGTAAGGGGCCAAGGGGACAGGCAGGATGGAGGGGCTGGCGGGTGGTGGCAGGAGGCTGGAAGAGGTGGTGGGCAGAGGCTGGCTCCCTCAGAGCACTGCGACCAGGTGCCCACCTCATCACTCCGAACTCCTTTCTGCTGGGACAGGGTGCAGAGGCCCAGTGCCCATGGCAACGCAGGCCCGCGAGCTGCCTTTCTGCTCACGCGCTGGCAGAAGTTCTGGGGTGCGCCCGTGACTGTGTTCCTGGGGAATGTGGTCATGTACTTCGCCTTCCTCTTCCTGTTCACCTACGTCCTGCTAGTGGACTTCAGGCCGCCTCCCCAAGGGCCATCAGGGCCTGAAGTCATCCTCTACTTCTGGGTCTTCACGCTGGTGCTGGAGGAAATCCGACAGGTCAGTGACCAGAAAAGCCAAGGACCTGGGCTCTGAAACTCAGGGTCCTGCCTTGAAGATAGGGCCTCCTATCTGCCCAGTCTCCTGAGCTTTGATCCTGGTCATAGACTGAGCCCTGATCCCAGCTCCAGGCCAAGCCCTGATTCCAACTCCAGACTGAGCACAACCATGGTCTGCTCAGTCAGAGTCTGAACCCTGCCTGGATCACTGACTGAGTCCAGACATTCAGTACGAGCTGATCCTGGACTCTGGCCACATGGAGCCCTGACTCCAAGTCCAGACTGACCTCAGTTTTTGAGGTCAGAAAAATAAGCTTCAATCTACTCTAACTGCAGCCACAGGCTGGGTACTGACACAGGTGGAACCCTGTTTACTATGCAGACTGAGCCCTGATCCTTGCAGCTTCTAGATGGGGCCAGGCTGTCTCTGAAAGGTGGCCTGGGCAGCTGTCTTCAGACTGTCTCCCTCCACCAGGGCTTTTTCACAGATGAGGACACAAACCTGGTGAAGAAGTTCACTCTGTATGTGGAGGACAACTGGAACAAGTGTGACATGGTGGCCATCTTCCTGTTCATCATCGGTGTCACTTGCAGGTCTGTGGTGTCCGAGGCTTTGTGACCTCAGGTGGGTGGGTTTCAGGGGAAGGCATTTGGGTCTCTGAAATCGGGGGTACCCATGGCGTCTGCTTTTTGGCAACATGCTCTGTGTCCTTGGGGaagtctctctccctttctgggCTCTAGCGGCCCTGTCCAGCTGTGCCCTTCTGCAGGGTGCTGCCCTCAGTGTTTGAGGCAGGCCGCACGGTGCTCGCCATTGACTTCATGGTGTTCACACTTCGGCTCATCCACATCTTTGCCATCCACAAGCAACTGGGCCCCAAGATCATCATTGTGGAGCGGATGGTAAGACCCCTGAGATCCCTGACCCCGGTAGGTGGAGACCAGCCTGAGATTCCCACCGTGGGTGGATGGCGAGCCGGGGCCCTGGGTGGTTGGTTCCATTCAACCCTGGTGGAGGAGGGGCCCTCCACCGCCTGCTGACCTGCCTGCCCCTGCAGATGAAGGAcgtcttcttcttcctcttcttcctgagtGTGTGGCTCGTGGCCTATGGTGT is a window encoding:
- the Trpm5 gene encoding transient receptor potential cation channel subfamily M member 5 isoform X1; amino-acid sequence: MQFVVENNENTAVPDSMPAEADCLVLLLASSWPRAPRWPSRVYQEVRGAVGEPASLQVFQDVPRQFLVTLAPRLKTPTGTSSIEIPVLCLLVNGDPSILERISRAVEHATPWLILAGSGGIADVLAALVNQPHLLVPQVVEQQFREKFPGEHFSWEAIGHWTKLLQDITLYPHLLTVHSFEREGSEGLDTVILKALVKACKSHSQEAQDYLDELKLAVAWDRVDIAKSEIFSGDVEWKSCDLEEVMMDALVSNKPEFVRLFVDSGADMAEFLTYGRLQQLYRSVSPKSLLFDLLQRKHEEGRLTLAGLGTQQAREPPAGPPAFSLQEVSRVLKDFLHDACRGLYQDSRVAGRRMAERGPAKRPPGQKWLLDLTQKSEDPWRDLFLWAVLQNRYEMATYFWAMGQEGVAAALAACKIIKEMSRLETEAEVARTMREAKYEQLALDLFSECYSNSEDRAFALLVRRNRSWSRTTCLHLATEADTKAFFAHDGVQAFLTKIWWGNMVTGTSILWLLGAFTCPALIYTNLITFSEDTPVKSGLEDLQELDSLDAERSLLCSPGGQVQRPSAHGNAGPRAAFLLTRWQKFWGAPVTVFLGNVVMYFAFLFLFTYVLLVDFRPPPQGPSGPEVILYFWVFTLVLEEIRQGFFTDEDTNLVKKFTLYVEDNWNKCDMVAIFLFIIGVTCRVLPSVFEAGRTVLAIDFMVFTLRLIHIFAIHKQLGPKIIIVERMMKDVFFFLFFLSVWLVAYGVTTQALLHPQDGRLEWIFRRVLYRPYLQIFGQIPLDEIDEARVNCSIHPLLQEDSPSCPNLYANWLVILLLVTFLLVTNVLLMNLLIAMFSYTFQVVQGNADMFWKFQRYHLIVEYHGRPALAPPFILLSHLSLVLKRVFRKAAQHKREHLERDLPDPLDQKIVTWETVQKENFLSNEERRRRDSEGEVLRKTAHRVDLVANYLGGLREQEKRLKCLESQVNYCMLLLSSMADTTAPGGTNWTGPQSCSGGSTQAPAGHAGDPGNRENPEASLLPSDN
- the Trpm5 gene encoding transient receptor potential cation channel subfamily M member 5 isoform X2; this encodes MQFVVENNENTAVPDSMPAEADCLVLLLASSWPRAPRWPSRVYQEVRGAVGEPASLQVFQDVPRQFLVTLAPRLKTPTGTSSIEIPVLCLLVNGDPSILERISRAVEHATPWLILAGSGGIADVLAALVNQPHLLVPQVVEQQFREKFPGEHFSWEAIGHWTKLLQDITLYPHLLTVHSFEREGSEGLDTVILKALVKACKSHSQEAQDYLDELKLAVAWDRVDIAKSEIFSGDVEWKSCDLEEVMMDALVSNKPEFVRLFVDSGADMAEFLTYGRLQQLYRSVSPKSLLFDLLQRKHEEGRLTLAGLGTQQAREPPAGPPAFSLQEVSRVLKDFLHDACRGLYQDSRVAGRRMAERGPAKRPPGQKWLLDLTQKSEDPWRDLFLWAVLQNRYEMATYFWAMGQEGVAAALAACKIIKEMSRLETEAEVARTMREAKYEQLALDLFSECYSNSEDRAFALLVRRNRSWSRTTCLHLATEADTKAFFAHDGVQAFLTKIWWGNMVTGTSILWLLGAFTCPALIYTNLITFSEDTPVKSGLEDLQELDSLDAERSLLCSPGGQVQRPSAHGNAGPRAAFLLTRWQKFWGAPVTVFLGNVVMYFAFLFLFTYVLLVDFRPPPQGPSGPEVILYFWVFTLVLEEIRQGFFTDEDTNLVKKFTLYVEDNWNKCDMVAIFLFIIGVTCRVLPSVFEAGRTVLAIDFMVFTLRLIHIFAIHKQLGPKIIIVERMMKDVFFFLFFLSVWLVAYGVTTQALLHPQDGRLEWIFRRVLYRPYLQIFGQIPLDEIDEARVNCSIHPLLQEDSPSCPNLYANWLVILLLVTFLLVTNVLLMNLLIAMFSYTFQVVQGNADMFWKFQRYHLIVEYHGRPALAPPFILLSHLSLVLKRVFRKAAQHKREHLERDLPDPLDQKIVTWETVQKENFLSNEERRRRDSEGEVLRKTAHRVDLVANYLGGLREQEKRLKCLESQVNYCMLLLSSMADTTAPGGTNWSPQSCSGGSTQAPAGHAGDPGNRENPEASLLPSDN